A region of Lacinutrix sp. Hel_I_90 DNA encodes the following proteins:
- the galE gene encoding UDP-glucose 4-epimerase GalE, with amino-acid sequence MKILVTGGLGYIGSHVVVELQNEGFEVVIIDNLSNASLEVLDGITAITNKQPTFENIDLRDKPLVTAFFKKHQDITGVIHFAASKAVGESVELPLLYYENNLNPLLYILQELQKKAGAHFIFSSSCTVYGQADELPITENAPMKPAESPYGNTKQIGEEIIKDTCKVSPNLNAIALRYFNPIGAHETANIGELPTGTPQNLVPFITQTAIGLRQQLSVFGKDYPTKDGTCIRDYIHVVDLAKAHVTALKRLIKNKNTTPFEVFNIGTGKGSSVLEVIAAFEAVTGEKLNYKIVARRQGDVIAAYADTTKAKNSLGWETKLSLKDALRSAWKWEQKIRS; translated from the coding sequence ATGAAAATACTGGTAACAGGAGGATTAGGCTATATTGGATCGCACGTAGTTGTAGAACTCCAAAACGAAGGTTTTGAAGTGGTCATTATAGACAACCTGTCGAACGCTTCTCTAGAGGTGCTAGATGGCATTACAGCAATCACTAATAAGCAACCTACATTTGAAAATATTGATTTAAGAGATAAACCGCTGGTGACTGCTTTTTTTAAAAAGCATCAAGATATCACTGGAGTTATTCATTTCGCGGCCTCAAAAGCGGTTGGAGAAAGTGTGGAGTTACCACTACTCTACTATGAAAACAACCTGAATCCGTTACTATATATTTTACAGGAACTACAAAAAAAAGCGGGTGCCCACTTCATTTTTAGCTCATCGTGTACGGTTTACGGTCAGGCAGATGAGCTGCCTATTACTGAAAACGCACCTATGAAACCTGCCGAATCACCTTATGGTAATACCAAACAGATAGGCGAAGAAATCATAAAAGACACCTGCAAGGTCAGCCCAAATTTAAACGCCATTGCCCTGCGTTATTTTAATCCTATTGGTGCGCATGAAACGGCAAATATTGGTGAGTTACCAACAGGGACTCCTCAAAATTTGGTGCCATTTATTACACAAACGGCAATAGGCTTAAGGCAACAACTGTCTGTTTTCGGCAAGGATTATCCAACTAAAGATGGCACCTGTATTAGGGATTACATTCACGTGGTTGACTTGGCTAAAGCCCACGTTACTGCGCTTAAACGCCTTATAAAAAATAAGAATACTACTCCTTTTGAAGTCTTTAATATTGGAACAGGTAAAGGGTCTTCGGTGTTAGAAGTTATTGCTGCTTTTGAAGCCGTTACTGGTGAAAAACTAAATTATAAAATTGTAGCTAGACGTCAAGGTGACGTTATTGCCGCTTATGCCGATACAACAAAAGCTAAAAATAGTTTGGGTTGGGAGACGAAGCTCAGCTTAAAAGACGCTTTACGCTCAGCCTGGAAATGGGAACAAAAAATAAGATCTTAA
- a CDS encoding TlpA disulfide reductase family protein, whose translation MKRLTIILMILFVSCKGEGKKGTTVKNTETDKTLVLDIYDYEGLAPLLNIKDDKIHVINFWATWCAPCVKELPAFEKLNAEYHSKNVEVVLVSLDFPNQYENRLKPFIIEQGLASKIVVLDDVDSNAWIPKISEDWSGAIPATLIYSKNKRQFYEQSFTYNELKTEVDKFLN comes from the coding sequence ATGAAGCGATTAACCATTATTTTGATGATTCTTTTTGTGTCTTGTAAAGGAGAGGGAAAAAAGGGCACTACCGTTAAAAATACAGAGACCGATAAAACCTTGGTTTTAGATATTTATGATTATGAAGGGTTAGCACCTCTCTTGAATATAAAGGACGACAAAATACATGTCATTAACTTTTGGGCCACCTGGTGCGCACCTTGCGTTAAAGAGTTGCCCGCTTTTGAGAAACTAAATGCCGAGTACCATTCTAAAAATGTAGAAGTCGTTTTGGTAAGTTTAGATTTTCCTAATCAATATGAAAATAGGCTCAAGCCATTTATTATAGAACAGGGATTAGCATCTAAAATTGTTGTTTTAGATGATGTAGATTCTAATGCTTGGATTCCGAAGATATCTGAAGATTGGTCTGGCGCTATTCCCGCCACCTTGATTTATAGTAAAAATAAGCGTCAATTTTATGAGCAATCCTTTACTTATAACGAATTAAAAACAGAAGTAGATAAATTTTTAAATTAA
- a CDS encoding metallophosphatase, translating to MITILLIFTFSLQLNAQENNKEISKSVYLTSNIGLAKKKNSTAILKAIVSASQQDKNAAFLALGNSTTRKGYVKDKSGREKQEAFLKSQILEPLSNFNGELIFIPGQYEWNKGGHKNLDDLESFLQDNSDAEFWPNDGCPIERETLSDEVELVMVDTQWYLEDWDNHPYINNDCEIKTREQFFLAFKDELKDEQNKTIIVALHHPILTATRHGLVERMGGLSKQAHYHNDMQYLVGRLETLASQFQDVIFVSGSESNLQFLMNDGIPQIISGALGNTTKTKPNKKKGYFGTNEHGYAKLNVFKDGSSEVEMYTVKEDQVTKVFTSTIKLKKGSLEDFDYHSKEDFGDSYKASIYTQEEVNKSDFYKWFWGDHYRAIYGREIEAPVLFLEALPDSVRAITEGGGNQSRSLRLIDTNENEYTVRELRKSGLRFIQSKIKDHYVLDYMNNTVAEDIVQDYYTTAQPYAQFAINELLEAINIPHANPRIVYLPKQKRLGRFNENYGDKLYMFEEHVGDENKAFDTFGNADDIISTKDMLLELQNDKDAKIDEDSYLRARLFDLLIGDWDRHEDQWRWGLHKKEDGTKLYKPIPRDRDQAFPKYDGVFPAILKAVSPLARNMQTYAPEIKNIKSFNNAVYYLDKSFINRAHWGDWKKQAQTIQNQLSDAVIDKAFANLLEDTKGESIDQIKSILKQRRENLVDIAKDYYDYFKAHEIIAATNKDNTISVLRQAKGITKVTITQQDLTIFENTYDSEDTKELWIYALDGDDTITVSGEGSHYITLKIFGGEDNDIYNVENNRNVTVYDYKTKKNTFNGRVSKKLTDSYAINNYDPQKRKYANNVLLPTVGFDPDAGFSAGLTNTYTTYALLRNPFTTQHKVNASYYSATQGFEFSYNGEFAHVFQDWNLGLDARITSANYAINFFGIGNETTYDPDAVDMDFNRTKISQWHFQPSLTYKTSGNVSAHIAARVEAHTLTNDENGFAEIFFDANNDLFENQVYAGAEVGLAFNNKKGLLSLPRRGMALGVVTGYKQAINSDYDNAFAYVKPTISFIYPLHESGLATLATKAQANFILGDNYEFYHAATVGGNTSLRGYRNDRFLGETSFFQTTDLRVCFIEKHTGFIPLRIGVSGGYDLGRVWNKNENSNTWHNSYGGSVFINGFQAFTANIGYYTSTEDSRIIFTAGFRF from the coding sequence TTGATAACAATACTTTTAATATTTACATTCAGCTTACAACTAAATGCTCAGGAAAATAATAAAGAGATTTCAAAAAGTGTTTATTTGACATCGAATATCGGACTGGCAAAAAAGAAAAACTCTACGGCGATTTTAAAAGCTATAGTAAGTGCCTCGCAACAAGATAAAAACGCAGCCTTTTTAGCATTAGGAAATAGTACCACTCGCAAAGGTTACGTAAAAGATAAATCGGGAAGAGAGAAGCAAGAAGCTTTTTTAAAGTCACAGATTTTAGAACCACTTTCTAATTTTAATGGGGAGCTTATTTTTATACCTGGACAATACGAGTGGAACAAAGGTGGGCATAAAAACCTTGACGATTTAGAGTCTTTTTTACAAGATAATAGTGACGCCGAGTTTTGGCCTAATGATGGTTGTCCCATAGAACGTGAAACCTTAAGTGATGAGGTAGAACTCGTGATGGTAGACACACAATGGTATTTAGAAGACTGGGATAATCACCCTTATATAAACAACGACTGCGAAATAAAAACCAGAGAGCAATTTTTTCTTGCCTTCAAAGATGAGCTTAAAGACGAACAAAATAAGACTATCATCGTGGCCTTACACCATCCTATATTAACCGCTACACGACATGGTCTTGTTGAGCGAATGGGCGGACTTTCTAAGCAAGCACACTACCATAATGACATGCAATACTTAGTGGGGCGTTTAGAAACGCTGGCAAGTCAATTTCAAGATGTCATCTTTGTATCCGGTAGTGAAAGTAATTTACAGTTTTTAATGAATGATGGAATTCCGCAAATTATTAGTGGCGCATTAGGAAACACGACTAAAACAAAACCTAACAAAAAGAAAGGGTATTTTGGCACGAATGAACACGGTTATGCCAAACTCAATGTTTTTAAAGATGGAAGCTCTGAGGTTGAAATGTATACCGTTAAAGAGGATCAAGTGACTAAGGTTTTTACTTCTACAATCAAATTAAAAAAAGGAAGTTTAGAAGATTTTGACTACCATAGTAAAGAAGATTTCGGGGATTCTTATAAGGCCTCTATTTATACCCAGGAAGAAGTCAATAAATCTGATTTTTACAAATGGTTTTGGGGCGACCACTATAGAGCTATTTATGGACGTGAGATTGAAGCGCCCGTTTTATTTTTAGAGGCGTTACCAGATAGTGTACGGGCAATCACAGAAGGAGGCGGAAACCAATCCAGAAGTTTGCGCTTAATTGATACTAATGAAAATGAATATACGGTTAGAGAGTTGCGTAAAAGTGGGCTGCGTTTTATACAGTCTAAAATTAAAGATCATTATGTGTTAGACTATATGAATAATACGGTGGCAGAAGACATTGTTCAAGACTATTATACAACGGCTCAACCTTACGCACAATTTGCAATTAATGAACTTTTAGAGGCTATTAATATACCTCACGCGAATCCTAGGATTGTTTACCTGCCAAAACAAAAACGATTGGGTAGATTTAATGAAAATTACGGCGATAAACTATACATGTTCGAAGAGCATGTAGGAGATGAAAATAAGGCATTTGATACGTTTGGAAATGCAGACGATATTATAAGTACCAAAGACATGTTGCTAGAACTTCAAAATGATAAAGATGCAAAAATTGATGAAGATAGTTATTTAAGAGCACGCTTGTTCGATTTGCTTATAGGTGATTGGGATAGGCATGAAGACCAGTGGCGCTGGGGCTTACACAAAAAGGAGGATGGCACCAAGTTATATAAACCCATTCCAAGAGACCGAGATCAAGCTTTTCCAAAATATGATGGTGTATTTCCAGCCATTCTTAAAGCGGTGTCCCCATTAGCAAGAAACATGCAAACCTATGCTCCCGAAATTAAAAATATTAAAAGTTTCAATAATGCGGTATACTATTTAGATAAAAGCTTTATAAACCGAGCCCATTGGGGAGATTGGAAAAAACAAGCTCAAACTATTCAAAACCAACTTAGTGATGCGGTTATCGATAAGGCTTTTGCCAATCTTTTAGAAGACACTAAAGGTGAAAGTATAGACCAAATTAAATCTATCTTAAAGCAGAGGCGCGAAAACTTGGTTGACATCGCTAAAGACTATTATGATTATTTTAAAGCCCACGAAATTATTGCTGCAACAAATAAAGACAATACTATTTCTGTTTTAAGACAGGCAAAAGGCATTACAAAAGTGACTATTACACAACAAGACCTTACTATTTTTGAAAACACCTATGATTCAGAAGACACTAAAGAATTATGGATTTACGCCTTAGATGGAGACGATACTATTACAGTATCTGGAGAAGGAAGTCATTACATTACGCTTAAAATTTTTGGGGGTGAAGACAATGATATTTATAACGTAGAGAACAACAGAAATGTTACCGTATACGACTATAAAACAAAGAAAAACACCTTTAATGGTAGGGTCAGTAAAAAACTTACCGATTCATACGCGATTAATAATTACGATCCTCAAAAACGTAAATATGCTAACAATGTTTTATTACCCACCGTTGGTTTTGATCCCGATGCAGGGTTTAGTGCAGGATTAACAAATACCTATACTACGTATGCCTTACTGAGAAATCCATTTACCACACAACATAAAGTTAATGCTTCTTATTATTCAGCCACACAAGGGTTTGAGTTTTCATACAATGGGGAGTTTGCTCATGTTTTTCAAGACTGGAATTTGGGTTTAGACGCCCGTATTACAAGTGCTAATTATGCGATAAATTTTTTCGGCATAGGTAATGAAACCACTTACGATCCAGACGCGGTGGATATGGATTTTAACCGCACAAAAATTAGTCAGTGGCATTTTCAACCGTCTTTGACGTATAAAACAAGCGGAAATGTGTCTGCACATATCGCGGCACGAGTAGAAGCGCACACCTTGACAAATGATGAAAACGGTTTTGCAGAAATATTCTTTGATGCCAATAATGATTTGTTTGAGAATCAAGTGTATGCAGGAGCAGAAGTAGGGCTGGCGTTTAATAATAAAAAGGGCTTACTAAGTTTGCCAAGGCGCGGTATGGCTTTGGGTGTAGTAACTGGTTACAAACAAGCCATAAATTCAGATTATGACAATGCTTTTGCCTACGTAAAACCAACGATATCCTTTATTTATCCTCTTCATGAAAGCGGTTTGGCAACATTGGCAACAAAAGCACAAGCTAATTTCATTCTTGGAGATAATTATGAGTTTTATCACGCGGCGACTGTAGGTGGAAATACCAGTTTACGAGGATATAGAAATGATCGTTTTTTAGGAGAGACCTCCTTTTTTCAAACCACTGATTTAAGAGTGTGTTTTATAGAGAAGCATACAGGTTTTATACCCCTTAGAATAGGCGTTTCAGGGGGCTACGATTTAGGACGTGTTTGGAATAAAAATGAAAATTCTAATACATGGCACAACAGTTATGGAGGTTCCGTTTTTATTAATGGTTTCCAGGCTTTTACAGCCAATATAGGGTATTACACTAGTACCGAAGATAGTCGGATCATTTTTACCGCAGGCTTTCGTTTTTAA
- a CDS encoding nitroreductase family protein has translation MTKTVSEAIAYRRSTRVYLDTEIDTEKVKHCIYNATLAPTSSNLQLWEFYHVTDKDTLAQLAGACFKQNAAKTAKQLVVVVTRKDLWRKRAKANISFLNKVYSKPDLTARELKRKKMATDYYGKIIPTIYIDFLGIFGYLKFFIFQIIGLFRPIYRQARASDIRIVAHKSAALAAENFMLSMAEIGYDTCPMEGSDTLRVKQILGLPSGAEINMVIGCGIRNPEGIYGPRFRVPFETVYFEV, from the coding sequence ATGACTAAAACCGTTTCCGAAGCCATAGCCTACAGGCGCTCTACCCGCGTCTATCTTGACACTGAAATAGATACCGAAAAGGTAAAACACTGTATTTATAATGCGACCTTAGCACCTACAAGTAGTAATTTACAGCTTTGGGAATTTTATCATGTTACAGACAAAGACACGCTAGCACAATTAGCTGGTGCTTGTTTTAAGCAGAATGCAGCTAAAACGGCTAAGCAGTTAGTGGTTGTCGTGACCAGAAAAGACCTTTGGCGTAAACGTGCCAAGGCTAATATTTCGTTTTTAAATAAAGTATACAGCAAGCCCGACCTAACAGCACGCGAATTAAAACGCAAAAAAATGGCTACCGATTACTATGGCAAAATAATCCCTACCATTTATATTGATTTCCTAGGCATCTTTGGCTATCTCAAATTTTTTATCTTTCAAATCATTGGTCTTTTCAGACCCATTTACCGACAAGCGAGAGCCAGCGATATACGCATTGTAGCGCATAAAAGCGCCGCATTAGCGGCTGAAAATTTTATGCTTAGCATGGCAGAAATAGGTTACGACACTTGCCCTATGGAAGGTAGTGATACCTTAAGAGTGAAGCAAATTTTAGGGTTACCAAGTGGTGCAGAAATTAATATGGTAATTGGTTGCGGCATTAGAAATCCTGAAGGTATTTATGGCCCACGGTTTAGAGTGCCTTTTGAAACCGTATATTTTGAGGTGTAA
- a CDS encoding aminodeoxychorismate/anthranilate synthase component II, producing the protein MRVLVIDNYDSFTYNLVHYLEDLNCEVTVKRNDKLTLDEVDAFDKIVLSPGPGIPDEAGLLKAIIKQYAPTKSILGVCLGQQAIAEVFGGKIINLDNVFHGVATQVKVTVDDESLFNGLDKTFNVGRYHSWVVDPDLPERLEATSFDDNGQIMSLRHKVYDVKGVQYHPESVLTPNGKRILENWVNSKS; encoded by the coding sequence ATGAGAGTATTAGTAATAGATAACTACGACAGTTTTACATACAATTTAGTCCACTATTTAGAAGACTTAAATTGTGAGGTTACGGTTAAAAGAAACGATAAATTAACTTTAGATGAAGTTGACGCTTTCGACAAAATCGTTCTCTCACCAGGACCTGGAATCCCCGATGAAGCGGGATTATTAAAAGCGATAATAAAGCAATATGCGCCCACCAAAAGCATATTGGGCGTGTGCTTAGGGCAGCAGGCTATAGCCGAAGTTTTTGGCGGTAAAATTATTAATCTAGATAACGTTTTTCATGGTGTGGCCACTCAAGTTAAAGTCACTGTGGATGATGAATCGCTTTTTAACGGCCTCGATAAAACATTTAACGTGGGCCGCTATCATTCTTGGGTTGTCGACCCAGATTTACCGGAACGCTTAGAAGCGACCTCTTTTGATGACAACGGACAAATTATGTCTTTACGCCATAAGGTTTATGATGTTAAGGGTGTGCAATACCATCCAGAGTCTGTATTAACACCAAACGGCAAACGTATTTTAGAAAACTGGGTAAATAGCAAAAGCTAG
- a CDS encoding anthranilate synthase component I family protein, with amino-acid sequence MKTFSLYTHYKKILADTITPVSIYLKIRDKFPNSILLESSDYHASDNSFSYICFNPIASIKVKGNTIYQTFPDGSVLRNKTTDVAKTIHKFTKRFKVNSEEQFKFINNGIFGYTAYDAVKYFEDIEISKKPDSLDIPDIYYAVYQNIIAINHFKNEAYIFAHCHNTENNIDDILHLIKSKNFASYEFSTQSEIKSNLTDEEYKDQVVLAKQHCARGDVFQLVLSKKFFQDFKGDEFNVYRALRSINPSPYLFYFDYGDFKIFGSSPEAQLVVTDGLAEIHPIAGTFKRTGNDEKDAELAKLLASDEKENAEHVMLVDLARNDLSRHGSDVKVETYREAQFFSHVIHLVSKVTGKVHKGTPTMQVVADTFPAGTLSGAPKHRAMQLIEKYEKTSRAFYGGAIGFMDFNGNYNQAIMIRTFLSKNHQLHWQAGAGIVSKSVPESELQEVYNKLGALTKAIELAKDI; translated from the coding sequence ATGAAAACATTCAGTCTATACACACATTACAAAAAAATTCTTGCAGACACGATTACACCTGTAAGTATTTATCTTAAAATACGCGACAAATTCCCTAATAGCATTTTATTAGAGAGTAGCGATTATCATGCTAGTGATAACAGTTTTTCGTACATCTGCTTTAATCCTATTGCGTCTATAAAAGTAAAAGGGAACACGATTTATCAAACCTTTCCAGACGGTAGCGTATTAAGAAACAAAACTACTGATGTGGCGAAAACCATTCATAAATTCACCAAACGCTTTAAGGTGAATTCTGAAGAACAATTTAAATTCATAAACAATGGTATTTTTGGTTATACAGCCTACGATGCCGTAAAATATTTCGAAGACATTGAGATCTCAAAAAAGCCAGATTCTTTAGATATTCCTGATATTTACTATGCCGTTTATCAAAATATAATTGCTATAAATCACTTTAAAAACGAAGCTTATATTTTTGCGCACTGTCATAATACAGAAAATAACATAGACGATATTCTACACCTTATAAAGTCGAAAAACTTTGCCTCTTATGAATTTTCAACGCAGTCTGAAATTAAATCCAATTTAACAGATGAAGAGTATAAAGACCAGGTGGTCTTAGCCAAACAACATTGTGCACGTGGCGATGTGTTTCAACTCGTATTGTCTAAAAAATTCTTTCAGGATTTTAAAGGCGATGAATTTAACGTCTACAGAGCGTTACGAAGCATTAATCCGTCTCCTTATTTATTTTATTTCGATTATGGTGATTTTAAAATCTTCGGAAGTTCTCCGGAAGCACAACTCGTGGTCACTGATGGTCTGGCAGAAATTCACCCCATCGCGGGCACCTTTAAGCGTACAGGTAATGATGAAAAAGATGCCGAGCTTGCCAAGCTACTGGCTTCAGACGAAAAGGAAAATGCCGAACATGTGATGTTGGTCGATTTAGCAAGAAACGATTTAAGCCGCCATGGAAGCGACGTAAAAGTAGAAACCTATAGAGAAGCACAATTTTTCTCTCACGTAATTCACTTAGTAAGCAAAGTCACAGGAAAAGTACACAAAGGCACGCCAACCATGCAAGTCGTAGCCGATACGTTTCCTGCAGGAACCTTAAGTGGTGCACCAAAACATAGAGCGATGCAGCTTATTGAGAAATATGAAAAAACAAGTCGTGCATTTTACGGTGGTGCTATTGGGTTTATGGATTTTAATGGCAATTATAATCAAGCCATAATGATTAGAACCTTTTTAAGCAAAAACCACCAACTCCATTGGCAGGCTGGTGCAGGTATCGTCTCAAAATCTGTCCCAGAGAGTGAGCTGCAAGAAGTCTATAATAAACTAGGCGCACTAACAAAAGCAATTGAATTAGCCAAGGATATATAA
- the trpD gene encoding anthranilate phosphoribosyltransferase, whose protein sequence is MKHLLNRLINQENINSKEAKAVLVNISKGHYNQSQIASFLTVFMMRSITLEELQGFRDALLELCIPVDLSEFNAIDLCGTGGDGKDTFNISTLSSFVTAGAGVKVAKHGNYGVSSACGSSNVMEKLGIKFTTDKSFLQKSIDAAGICVLHAPLFHPAMKNVAPIRKDLGVKTFFNMLGPMVNPSFPKNQMVGVFNLELQRLYSYIYQNTDKNYSIVHALDGYDEISLTGNTKIISNTSETMLTPKDLEVEQIDQSAIFGGETVNASAKIFLNVINGKGTEAQNNVVYANAGLAIATVKQIDHKQGFELAKESLLSGKAKASLNTLIALSK, encoded by the coding sequence ATGAAACACTTATTAAATAGACTCATAAATCAGGAAAACATTAATAGTAAAGAAGCTAAAGCCGTGTTGGTAAATATTTCTAAAGGTCACTATAATCAAAGTCAAATCGCTTCTTTTCTTACCGTTTTTATGATGCGTAGTATCACACTAGAAGAATTACAAGGCTTTCGTGATGCGCTTTTAGAATTATGTATTCCTGTGGATCTATCAGAGTTTAATGCGATTGATTTATGTGGCACTGGCGGTGACGGCAAAGACACCTTTAATATTTCTACCTTATCGTCTTTTGTAACGGCAGGTGCAGGCGTAAAAGTAGCGAAGCATGGAAATTACGGTGTCTCTTCGGCGTGTGGCTCTTCTAATGTTATGGAAAAATTAGGAATTAAATTTACTACCGATAAAAGCTTTTTACAAAAAAGTATTGATGCTGCTGGTATCTGTGTTTTACATGCGCCCTTATTTCACCCAGCCATGAAAAATGTAGCGCCTATTCGTAAAGACTTAGGCGTAAAAACCTTTTTTAACATGTTAGGCCCAATGGTAAATCCGTCGTTCCCTAAAAATCAAATGGTGGGTGTTTTTAATTTAGAATTACAACGCTTGTATAGCTACATATACCAAAATACCGATAAAAATTACAGTATTGTTCATGCGCTAGATGGTTACGATGAAATTTCCCTGACTGGAAATACGAAGATTATTTCAAACACGTCTGAAACCATGCTCACGCCAAAAGATTTAGAAGTAGAACAGATTGATCAAAGTGCTATTTTTGGCGGTGAGACTGTAAATGCGTCTGCTAAAATATTTTTAAATGTCATTAACGGAAAAGGTACCGAAGCACAAAATAACGTCGTCTATGCCAACGCGGGATTAGCCATTGCTACCGTAAAACAAATAGACCACAAACAAGGGTTTGAATTAGCCAAAGAATCACTATTGAGTGGTAAAGCAAAAGCGAGTTTAAATACGTTGATAGCATTAAGTAAATAA
- a CDS encoding rhodanese-like domain-containing protein codes for MADLSQEQWAQQLKADENAVILDVRTEEEVEEGYIPNAKNLNIFKGQAFVYELEALDKTKNYYVYCRSGGRSGQACGIMNQMGFENAYNLVGGFQEWKGEVKQ; via the coding sequence ATGGCAGATTTATCTCAAGAGCAATGGGCGCAACAACTGAAAGCAGACGAAAACGCTGTTATTCTAGATGTTAGAACAGAAGAAGAAGTAGAAGAGGGGTACATTCCTAATGCAAAGAACCTTAATATTTTTAAAGGGCAAGCCTTTGTTTACGAATTAGAGGCTTTAGACAAAACTAAAAACTATTATGTGTATTGCAGATCTGGAGGAAGAAGTGGCCAGGCTTGCGGTATCATGAATCAAATGGGATTTGAAAATGCTTATAATTTAGTGGGCGGATTTCAAGAATGGAAAGGAGAAGTAAAGCAGTAG
- a CDS encoding rhodanese-like domain-containing protein, translating into MKKSTLLFLCLIAFSLVGCSKKYQEEITVVSTEEMKTLRNLEDVQLIDVRTKAEYDSGHLVNSQNIDYNSPTFDDDIAGLDKEKPVVLYCQKGGRSAKCAQKMHDAGFKKVYDLKGGFSKWQFQKLELDLNL; encoded by the coding sequence ATGAAAAAATCAACACTACTCTTTTTGTGTCTCATCGCTTTTAGCCTCGTAGGGTGTTCAAAAAAATATCAAGAAGAGATTACAGTGGTTTCAACAGAAGAGATGAAAACACTTCGAAATTTGGAAGATGTACAACTTATAGACGTAAGAACGAAAGCAGAATACGATTCAGGACATTTAGTAAACTCACAAAACATTGATTATAATTCACCAACTTTCGATGATGACATTGCGGGCTTAGATAAAGAAAAGCCTGTGGTTTTATATTGTCAAAAAGGAGGAAGAAGTGCTAAGTGCGCACAGAAAATGCATGACGCTGGTTTCAAAAAAGTCTATGATTTAAAAGGTGGGTTCTCAAAATGGCAGTTCCAAAAATTAGAACTGGATTTAAATTTATAA
- a CDS encoding thioredoxin family protein produces the protein MKKLVKLAFVALVIAGVSAFTVGEKEVLEGYSIGDVATDFKLQNIDGKMVSLSDFKAAKGFIITFTCNTCPYAVAYEDRVEALNKKYAPKGYPVIAIMPNNVKVKPGDSIEAMKTRAEEKGFTFPYLMDSNQKVYPQYGATKTPHIYVLEKTANGNIVRYIGAIDDNYQDASKVETKYVEDAVNALLAGEAIKTEETRAIGCSIKV, from the coding sequence ATGAAAAAATTAGTAAAATTAGCATTTGTAGCTCTTGTAATCGCTGGTGTTAGCGCATTTACAGTGGGCGAAAAAGAAGTCCTTGAGGGGTACAGTATTGGTGATGTGGCTACCGATTTTAAATTACAGAATATTGATGGAAAAATGGTATCCTTATCAGATTTTAAAGCAGCCAAAGGTTTTATTATCACCTTTACTTGCAATACCTGCCCTTACGCAGTAGCTTATGAAGATAGAGTAGAAGCCTTAAATAAAAAATATGCGCCAAAAGGCTATCCAGTAATAGCGATTATGCCTAATAATGTTAAAGTAAAGCCAGGAGATAGCATAGAAGCCATGAAAACGCGGGCTGAGGAAAAAGGATTTACTTTTCCTTATTTAATGGATAGCAATCAAAAAGTGTATCCGCAATATGGCGCCACTAAAACCCCACATATTTATGTTTTAGAGAAAACAGCTAATGGAAATATCGTTAGGTATATTGGGGCAATTGATGATAATTATCAAGATGCGAGTAAAGTGGAAACGAAGTATGTTGAGGATGCCGTGAATGCGCTTTTAGCAGGTGAAGCAATCAAAACAGAGGAAACCAGAGCGATAGGTTGTTCTATAAAAGTATAA